AGACCACCCTCGTCCTGCACCTCAACGGCATCCTCACCGGCGGCGCGGGCGGCGTCACCGTCGCCGGGCTGCCGGTCGCCAAGAAGAACCTCGCCGAGATCCGGCGCCGGGTCGGCATCGTCTTCCAGGACCCCGACGACCAGCTCTTCATGCCGACCGTCCGTGAGGACGTCGCCTTCGGCCCGGCGGCCGCGGGCGTCCGGGGCGCGGAGCTGGAGGAGGTCGTCCACCGGGCCCTGGACCGGGTCGGCATGGCCGAGTTCGCCGACCGGCCGCCGCACCACCTGTCCTTCGGGCAGCGGCGCCGGGTGGCCGTGGCGACCGTGCTCGCCATGGAACCGGAGATCCTCGTCCTCGACGAGCCCTCCTCCAACCTGGACCCGGCCTCGCGCCGGGAGCTCGCCGACGTGCTCCGCTCCCTGGACGTCACCGTCCTGATGGTCACCCACGACCTGCCGTACGCCCTGGAGCTCTGCCCGCGCTCGGTGATCCTCAGCGAGGGCGTGATCGCCGCCGACGGGCGGACCCTCGACATCCTCTCCGACGAGGAGCTCATGGCCCGGCACCGGCTGGAACTGCCGTACGGCTTCGTGCCGAGCTCCGTCGCCTGACTCCGGCCCCGGCTCCCGGATCCCGGCCTCCGGCCCCCGGAATCGGCCCGCCGGCCGTCGCGTTGCACCATGGGGGAACGCAAGGCGCGTACGGCGAGAGGGAGCGTGGGTCAGTGGACGTCCGGGGCACCGTGGAGGCCGGTTTCGAACCGGTCCGGGACGCGTTCCTGCGCAACTTCGAGCAGCGCGGCGAGCGCGGGGCGGCGCTCGCCGTCTACCGGGACGGCACCAAGGTCGTCGACCTGTGGGCGGGGACGCGGGACGTCCGGGGGGAGGCCCCCTGGGCGGTGGACACCGCGCAGGTCGTCCGCTCCGCCACCAAGGGCGTCGCCGCCGCGGTCCCGCTCCTGCTCCACCAGCGCGGGCAGCTCGACCTGGACGCTCCCGTCGCCGCGTACTGGCCCGAGTTCAAGGCGGCCGGCAAGGACCGGGTGACCGTGCGCCAGCTGCTCGCGCACCGGGCCGGCGTGCCCGTGCTGGACCGCCCGCTGACCCTGGCCGAGGCCGTCGACCTGCCGACGGCCTCCGCCGCGATCGCCGCCCAGGCCCCCGTCTGGGAGCCGGGCACGGCCCACGGCTACCACGCCCACACCTTCAGCTGGCTGCTCGGCGGCCTGGTCCACCGGGTCACCGGCCGCACGATCGGCCGCTGGGTCGCCGAGGAGATCGCCGCCCCGCTCGGCCTGGACCTGTGGATAGGCCTGCCCGACGCGGAGGCCCACCGGGTCGGCCGGCTGGGCCCGGTCGAGGAGCTCGAGCCCGCCGACAGCGGCGCGCTCAAGCTGCGCCCCAAGCGCGCGGTCTCCGAGGCGTACAAGGACCCGGAGTCGCTGACCCGGCGGGCCTTCGGGGTGATCGAGCCCGCGCCCGACGAGAACGACCCGGTGTACCGGGCGGCCGAGCTGCCCGGCTCGGCGGGCGTCGCCACCGCCCGCGCGCTCGCCCGCTTCTACGCGTCGACGCTCGGCCCGGTCGACGGCGGCCCGCGCCTGTTCGCGCCGGCCACCCTCGCGCTGGCCCGCACCGAGGAGTCGGCGGGTGCCGACCGGGTCCTGCTGGTCGGCACCCGCTTCGGCCTCGGCCACATGCTGCACGGACCGGCCTCACCGCTGCTCGGCCCGAGCTCCTTCGGCCACCCCGGCCGGGGCGGCTCGCTGGGCTTCGCCGACCCCGAATCCGGGATCGCCTTCGGCTACGTCACCAACGGCATGCGCAAGACGGTCACGGCCGACCCGCGCGCGCAGGCCCTGGTGCGGGCGGTGCGCGCCGCGCTCTAGCGGATGTACCAGCCCTGGTCGGCGTAGTCCTCGCAGTCGTACTGGAACGGGTTGCGGTCGATCTCGTTGCCCTGCAGCGCCAGGCACTTGCCGCTGTTGAAGTTCTTCAGCTTGAAGACGTCGGGGTCGGCCGTGGACACCTTCTGCCAGAACTGGTCCGCGTAGTTCAGGCAGTCGAACTGCATCGGGACCTTGCCGTTGTCGAAGCCCTGCACGACCAGGCACTTGCCGCTGTTGAGGTTCTTGAGCTGGAAGACGCCCGGCGTCGGGGCGTTGGTCTCGTCGAATATCCAGTACTGGTCGGCGTAGTCCAGGCAGTCCCAGGCGAACGGGATCGAGTGGTTCTCGTTGCCCTGCAGGGCGACGCACTTGCCGCCGTAGGCGTTCTTCAGATGGAAGCCCGGCTGCGGCTCCACGTACACCGCGGACGCGGTGGAGGCGGAGCCGACGAGCGCGGTGGCCGTCAGCGTGGCGGTGGCAAGGGCGGCGCCCAGGGCACGCGACCTGATCATGGGATCTCCCTCCGTGGGCGTACGCCGCTCGACGGCGTACGCGATCTTGATCAGGAACATAGGCGGCCGATATCGGTCTTGTCGTCGAGTTTGGGATGCGGAGGGAAGATTCCGCTCAACTCGCGTACAGCATCAGTCCGATGCCCACCACCATCAGGCCCGCCGCCGCGATCCTCGGCCCGCCGAAGCGCTCCTTGAACAGCACCGCGCCGATCGCCGCGCCCACGATGATGGAGGACTCCCGCAGGGCCGCGATCGGGGCGAGCGGGGCCTTGGTCTGGGCCCACAGGACCAGGGCGTAGGCGCCGACCGAGAGGAACCCGCCGAGGAGGCCGCGGGCGGCGTACGGGCGCAGTTCGGCTGCCAGGGCCGAGCGGCGGCGGTACAGGGCGTAGGCGGGGATGACGAGGCCCTCCAGGACCATCAGCCAGGCGATGTAGCCGAGCGGGGTCTCCGAGGCGCGCACGCCGACGCCGTCGACGACCGTGTACGCGGCGATGGACAGGCCCGTCGCCCCCGCCGCCAGCAGGGCCGCCCAGTCCGGGCGGGCGCCCTTGCCGCGGATGCCCCACAGGGCGAGGCCGGTGAGACCCGCGCAGGCGACCGCCACGCCGGCGATCTGCTCGGCGGACGGGATCTCGGCGAGGAACACCGCGGCGAGCAGGGTCACCACGAGCGGCGCGGTGCCGCGGGCGATCGGGTACATCTGGCCGAAGTCGCCGAGCGCGAAGGACTTCATCAGGAGCGCGTAGTACGCCACGTGCAGCGCGGCCGAGGCGATCAGGTAGGGCCAGGCCCCGGCCGCCGGGAGCGGGACGAAGCAGGCGGTGACGGCGCCGATCAGGGCGCCGCCGCCGGAGATCAGGGTGAAGGACAGGAGCTGGTCCGTGATGCGGGCGGCTATCGCGTTCCAGCTGGCGTGCGTCACGGCCGCGACCAGCACGGCCGCGACCACGAGCGGGGTCACGCCGTGCGCTCGCGGACGTCCGCCAGCGTGCCGCCCGCGTGCGCGATCAGGGCCTCGGGGGCCAGGGCGAAGACGGTGTGCGGGGTGCCGGCCGCGGCCCACACCACCGCGTGGCCGAGCAGCCCGCGGTCGGCGAGCACCCGGGTGCGGGTGCGGTGCCCGAAGGGCGGGACGCCGCCGATCGCGTAGCCCGTCGCCTCCCGGACGGTCCGGGCGTCGGCGCGGGTGACCTCCGTCGCGCCCAGCTCCTCGCGGACCCGCTCCAGGTCCACCCGCGAGGCCCCGTCCATGAGGACCAGCACGGGGACCCCGTCCGCGGAGAAGATCAGCGACTTCACGATCTCCGAGACCGCGCAGCCGATGGCCTCGGCGGCCTGCTGCGCGGTCCGCGTCTCGTCCGGGAAGCGCCGGACCTCGACGTCGAGTCCCAACTCCTTCAGGGCGGCGGCGAACTGGGGGTGGGCATCGGCGTGTGACGTCGTCATGGACGGCCACGCTAGCGGTACGTGTACGGGGCAGGCGACCGGGTTACCGGCCGGGGCCCGCCCGGGCGGGCGACCCGCCGCGGGCTGATCCGGCCTGATCCGGAAGACACGGCCTAGTCCGCCTGCAGGACGCTCGCCACGATCGGCCCGGCCGCGTCGACGCCGTGCCCGCCGTTCTCGACCAGGGCCGCCGCCGCCAGGTCGTCCGCGAAGCCGGTGAACCAGGAGTCCGAGGAGTCCTGGCCGTCGACCTCCGCCGAGCCGGTCTTCGCGCCCTTGTCGCCGCCGACCGAGGACATCACCCCGGTCGCCGTGCCGTAGCCGGCCGTCGCCGTCAGCCGCATCATGTCGCGCAGCTGCCGGGCCACGGCGGCGGGGAGCTTCCGCTCGGCGGTGGCGAACACCCGGTCGTCCACGTCCTGGGCGACCAGGTACGGCTGCCGGAAGGTGCCGTCCTTCGCGGTGGCCGTGATCGAGGCGATGTTCAGCGGGTTCATCTGGACCGTGCCCTGGCCGATGTACTGGGCCGCGGCCTCGCCGCCGGTCGCGGCGGGGACGGAGCCGTCGAAGGAGGTGATGCCTGTCTTCCATTCGAGGCCGATGCCGAAGACCTCCCTGGCCTCCTTGCCCAGCGCGGCGTCGTCGCCGACGTCGTCGATCTTCTTGATGAAGGCCGTGTTGCAGGAGCGGGCGAAGCTCTTCCCGAAGGGGGCGCCGTCCATCGAGAAGCCGTTCAGGTTCCGGATCGTCCGGCCGTAGTACATGACCGTCGGCGGGCACTCCGCCGGCCTGTCCGCCGTGACCAGGCCCTTCTCCAGGAGCAGCGCCGCCGTGACGATCTTCAGGGTGGAGCCGGGCGCCTTCGTGCCGGAGAACGCCGTGTTGAAGCCGGCCGCCGGGTTGTTGGCGACCGCCCGTATCGCGCCCGTCGAGGGCTTGATCGCGACCACCGACGCCGAGCCGTGCCGCTTGACCGCCCGCTCGGCCGCCGCCTGCACGTCCGCGTCGATCGTCGTCCGCAGCTTCCCCGGCTCGCCCTTCGACAGGGTGAGCAGGGTCGTGTCGGGCACGCCCTCCACGCCCGAGTCGACGAAGGTCTCGACGCCCGGCCTGCCGCCCACCGTGGCGCCGTACCGGGCGCGCAGCTGGTCCAGGACGGGGCCGAGCGAGGGGTACTTCTCGGCCGTGAGCTCCCGGCCCCGGACGTCGACGGCGTCGACCGCCGCCGTCCTGGCCGCGCCGGTGCGGATCGACGCCGACGCCGAGTTCAGCTTCGGGTGCAGGACGGCAGGCTTCCAGGCGACCAGGGGGCGCCCGGTGGTGGCCCCGCGGACCACGGTGAGCCGCGAGGAGTACGTCCAGGGCTTCGACACGCCCTGGTACGTGACGGTCGCCTGCACCGTGAACGGCACCGTCGCGCCCGTCGCGGGCCCGGGGGTGATCGTCGCGGCGGAGACCTTGGCCTCCTCGCGGAAGCCCAGCAGGGCCGGACCCGAGCCGACCGGGTCGTTGGTCAGCTGCGCCGCCCGGTCCGACTCCCCGCCGGCCCAGGCCGCGAGGAAGTCCTTCGCGGTCGCCGTCACCTCCTCCGGCGTGACCGGCCCCGACTTCGGCGCGGAGCCCGACCGCGTGCCGACCCCGTCGGACCCTCCGGTGATCCCGTTCCAGAGGTTGTAGCCCCCGTATCCGACCCCGCTCGCCACGACGACGAAGACCCCGCCGACGACCGCGACCTTCACACCACTGCGCATGACTGCGACTCCCTCCCCCAGGTTGGCCCCAGCAGCCTAGGGGGCGGGAGTGACAGCCGGCACGGCCGTTACCGGAAAGCGACCGGAACGTCTGTTTCCCGCTACCCCGGGGGCGTCAGACCCAGGTGTCGAGCCACATCCGGTTCCGCCAGCCCTGGATCGGAATCGCCTGCCCGGTGTACAGGGGCCAGAAATAGATGAAATTCCAGACGATGAGGAGAACGAGCACACCCGCGGCGACCGCACCGAAAGTGCGCCGCCTTTCCGAGGAACCCGCGGGCCCCACGATCGCCCCGATCATCATGGCCACCGCGAGACACAGGAACGGGACGAACACCACCGCGTAGAAAAGGAAAATGGTGCGTTCCTGGTAGAGGAACCACGGCGCCCAGCCGGCCGCGATGCCGCAGGCGATCGCGCCCGCGCGCCAGTCGCGGCGGAAGGCCCAGCGCCACAGCACGTACAGGATCGCGAAGCAGGCCGCCCACCACAGCAGCGGCGTGCCGAGGGCCAGCACCTCCTGCGCGCACTTGTCGCTCGCGCTCGCGGGGCAGCCGGACTGGCCGGGGAGGGGGGACTCGTAGAAGTAGGAGACCGGGCGGCCGAGGACGATCCAGCTCCACGGGTTGGACTCGTAGGTGTGCGGCGAGTTCAGCCCCACGTGGAACTTGTAGACCTCGGTCTCGTAGTGCCACAGGCTGCGCAGCCAGTCCGGCAGCCAGCCCCAGGCGCCGCCGCCGTTCAGCTTGTCCTGCTCGGCGGCCCAGTTGCGGAAGTAGCCCTTGTCGGTGACGATCCAGCCGGTCCAGGACAGCAGGTAGGTGCCGATGGCCACCGGGACGACGGAGACGAAGGCCGGCAGCAGGTCGCGCCTGAGGACCGCCGCGTACGGGCGGACGGCGCCGGCGGTGCGGCGGGCGCCGAGGTCCCACAGGACGGTCAGCAGGCCGAACGCGGCCATGATGTAGAGGCCGTTCCACTTGGTGCCGGCCGCCAGGCCGAGCATCACGCCGGCCGCGAGCCGCCACGGCCGCCAGCCGAGCCGCAGGGTCTCGGCGACCGAGGCGTCCGGCCGCAGGATCCCCTGGTCGTCCTCGGGCAGCCCGGCCGCGAGCCGGGCCCGCGCCCGGTCCCGGTCGACGACCAGACAGCCGAAGGCGGCCAGCACGAAGAACATCAGCACCTGGTCGAGCAGCGCGGTGCGGCTCATCACGAAGTGCAGGCCGTCCACCGTGAGCAGCAGGCCCGCCAGGCAGCCCAGGAACGTCGAGCGGAACAGCCGCCGGCCGATCCGGCACAGCATCAGCACCGACAGGGTGCCGAGCAGCGCGACCATGAAACGCCAGCCGAACGGCTCGAAGCCGAACAGCTTCTCGCCGACGCCGATGACCCATTTGCCGACCGGCGGGTGCACGACGTACCCGGGGTCGGTCGGCACGAGGACCGCGCCGGGGTCGTTCAGGATCGTCTTGTCGATGTCCTTCGGCCACGCCCCCTCGTACCCCTGGTTGATCAGGGCCCAGGAGTCCTTGGCGTAGTACGTCTCGTCGAATATCACCGCGTGCGGCTTGCCCAGGTTCCAGAACCGCAGCACGCCCGCGACCAGCGCGACGAGCAGCGGCCCGGCCCAGGCGGCGGCGCGCCAGATCCGGTCGGCGGCGGCCGGCCCGATCAGGAACAGCGACCACAGCCGCTCCGAGGGGCGGGTGTACGGCGGTACGAGCCGCTCCCGCAGGCCGACGGACAGGGCGCCCGTGGTGTCCGGCCGGTAGCCGAACTGCCGCAGCCGTCGCTGCCACGACGGGGGCTCTGCCACGGTGGGTGCCACGGGGTGCTGACCCTCCAGGGCCTCGGGTGCGGTACTGGTCACCGCGCCATCGTAGGGAACGCGCCTGTGCGCGTCGCCTGTCCGGGCTGGGAGGATGACCCGTGTGACAGGAACGCTGGTACTCGCAGGGACCCCCATCGGCGACATCGCGGACGCGCCGCCACGGCTCGCCACCGAATTGGAGAACGCGGACATCGTGGCCGCGGAGGACACCCGGAGGCTGCGCGGACTGACCCGCGCGCTGGGCATCCACACCACCGGACGGGTGGTCTCCTACTTCGAGGGCAACGAGTCCGCCCGGACGCCCGAGCTGGTCGAGGCGCTGGTCGGCGGGGCGCGGGTGCTGCTGGTGACCGACGCCGGGATGCCCTCCGTCTCCGACCCGGGCTACCGGCTGGTCGCCGCCGCCGTCGAGCAGGACATCAAGGTCACCGCCGTGCCCGGCCCGTCCGCCGTGCTCACCGCGCTCGCGCTGTCCGGGCTGCCCGTGGACCGCTTCTGCTTCGAGGGCTTCCTGCCCCGCAAGGCCGGCGAGCGCCTCGGGCGGCTGCGCGAGGTCGCGGACGAGCGGCGGACCCTCGTCTACTTCGAGGCCCCGCACCGGCTCGACGACACCCTCGCCGCGATGGCCGAGGTCTTCGGCGCCGAGCGCCGGGCCGCCGTCTGCCGGGAGCTGACCAAGACCTACGAGGAGGTCAAGCGCGGCCCGCTCGGCGAGCTCGCGGCCTGGGCGGCGGAGGGCGTACGGGGTGAGATCACCGTCGTCGTCGAGGGCGCGCCGGAGGCCCCGCCCGCCGAACTGGACGCCGAGGAGCTGGTGCGCAGGGTGCGGGTGCGCGAGGAGGCGGGGGAGCGGCGCAAGGAGGCGATCGCGGCCGTCGCCGCCGAGGCGGGGGTTCCCAAGCGCGAGGTGTTCGATGCCGTGGTGGCGGCAAAGAATGCGGCGGCGCCAGGCCCCGGAAACGGTAAAGGACTAATCTGAAAGGCAAAGCGGAACCCGGCGGCGGGCCTCTCCCGGGCCCCTTAGGGCAAGGGAACGCCAAAGAGCTTCCATGGTTTTTCCGGCGCTGATGCGCTTCGGCCGGAAAAGGCGTCCACTGGACCAGTGGAGAGGAGCTGGAATGACTGAGATCACCGGCACCGGAACGCCCGTCGCGCACGAGGCGTACGCCTTCGCCTGCATGAGATGCGGGTACGGCTGGGAGCAGGCCTACGACATAGAGCACCACGTCGACGCCAAGGGTCATGAATTCGTCGTCTACAAGGCCGACGGGGAGCGGGTCCCGTCCCCGCTGTCCAGCCCGACCTGCATGAACTGCGGCGGCCACGTCGTGCGGATCATGCGCGCGGGCCAGGTCTCCTCGGTGCTCGACCTGATGGCCGCCGCCGAACGGCACGGCCACGGGGCCAAGGCGACCAAGCCGGTGTCGATCGCCGGGCCGATCGGCCAGGAGCTCACCGAGGACACCCCGGCCGGACCCGAGCAGGAGAAGCCCGCGCACCACTGGCACCTCTCCGACCTGCTGCATCCCTTCCGGTCCCGGCGGTAACGCGGCGATACGCCTTGGCGGGCGGACTCATGGCCCTCGTACGATCGGGGCCATGAGTTCCAAGGACGCCCCGCCGCCGCTGCCCGAGCCCCTGCCGGTCCCGGTCGCGGACTCGCACACCCACCTCGACATGCAGTCCGGCACCGTCGAGGAGGCCCTGACCAAGGCCGCCGCCGTCGGCGTCACCACGGTCGTCCAGGTCGGCTGCGACCTCAAGGGCTCCCGGTGGGCCGCCGAGACGGCCGAGCGGTACGACAACGTGCACGCGGCCGTCGCGCTGCACCCCAACGAGGCCCCTCGGATCGTCCTGGGAGACCCGGACGGATGGTCCCGGCAGGGTGCCCGCATCCCCGGCGGGGACGCGGCGCTCGACGAGGCCCTCGCCGAGATCGACCGGCTGGCCGCCCTGCCGTACGTGCGGGCCGTCGGCGAGACCGGCCTGGACCACTTCCGCACCGGTCCCGAGGGCATGGCCGCGCAGGAGCGTTCCTTCCGCGCCCACATCGAGATCGCCAAGCGCCGGGGCAAGGCCCTCGTCATCCACGACCGCGAGGCCCACGCCGACGTGCTGCGGGTCCTCGACGAGGAGGGCGCCCCCGAGCGGACCGTCTTCCACTGCTACTCCGGCGACGCCGAGATGGCCGAGATCTGCGCCGCCAAGGGCTACTACATGTCCTTCGCCGGCAACGTCACCTTCAAGAACGCCCAGCCGCTGCGCGACGCCCTCGCGGTCGCCCCGCTGGAGCTCGTCCTGGTCGAGACGGACGCCCCCTTCCTCACCCCCGCGCCCTACCGGGGCCGCCCCAACGCCCCGTACCTGATCCCGGTCACCGTGCGGGCCATGGCGGCGGTGCGCGGCATCACCGAGGAGGAGCTGGCCGGGGCGATCGCCGTGAACACCGCCAACGCCTTCGATTACTGATCCATAACGGTTACGCCAGGTAGTCGGGTCGTTTTGGAGAGTGACCGCACGCGGGGCTAGGGTCCCGGCATCGTGAGCACTTCGTCGCACAGATCCGGGGCTCGCCGGGCCGCCCGGCGCCGCAAGGCGAGCCCGCCCGCCGTCGAGGGACTGCGGCGGATCGTCCCGCAGGCCCTCGTCGTCGCCTTCCTGGCCGGCGGCACCAGCGCCTTCGTCGCCCAGGACAAGGCCGTCCGGCTGTCCGTGGACGGCGTCCCGCGCACCCTGCACACCTTCGCCGACGACGTCGACGAACTCCTCGCCGACGAGGGCCTGACGGTCGGCGACCACGACATCGTCGCCCCGGCCCCCGCCGCCGCCCTGGCCAGCGGGGACGAGGTCGTCGTCCGCTACGGGCGGCCCGTCGCCCTCACCCTGGACGGGCAGCGCCGCCAGGTGTGGACCACCGCGCGGACCGTCGACGGGGCGCTGCGGCAGCTCGGCGTCCGCGCCGAGGGCGCCTACCTGTCGGCCTCCCGCTCGGCGCCCATCTCCCGCCAGGGACTCGCCCTCGACGTGCGCACCGAGCGGACCGTCACCTTCCTCGCCGACGGCCGCGAGCGGACCGTCCGCACCAACGCGGCCACCGTCCGCGAGGCCGTCGAGGAGGCCGGGATCACCCTCTCGGGCCAGGACACCACCTCCGTGCCGCCCGGCTCCTTCCCGCGCGACGGGCAGACCGTCACCGTGCTGCGGATCACCGGCAGCCAGGAGATCCGCGAGGAGCCCGTCCCGTTCGCCGTCGAGCGGATCCGCGACGACGAGCTCTTCGCCGGGACCGAGCTCGTCGAACGGCAGGGCGTCCCGGGCGTCCGCCGGGTCACGTACAGCCTGCGCACCGTCAACGGCGTCCGGCAGAAGCCCCGCCGCACCGGCGAGGAGACCGTCCGCGAGCCCGTCGCCCAGCGGGTCCGGATCGGCACCCGCGCGCTGCCCACCTCCGTCGCCGGCGCCGACGGCCTGAACTGGGCCGCGCTCGCCGCCTGCGAGTCCGGCGGCCGTCCCGGCGCCGTCGACCCCTCCGGCACCTACGGCGGGCTCTACCAGTTCGACCCCGGCACCTGGCGCTCCCTGGGCGGCACCGGGGTCGCCCAGAACGCGCCCGCCGCGGAACAGACCTTCCGGGCGAAGAAGCTCTACGTGACCCGGGGGGCGACTCCGTGGCCCCACTGCGGCCGTAGGCTGTACCGGTGAGCACCACCACCGGACCCGACAGTCCCGACGCCCTCCTCGGCCCCGCAGACATCCGCGAGCTGGCCGCCGCCCTCGGCGTGCGCCCGACCAAGCAGAAGGGCCAGAACTTCGTCATCGACGCGAACACGGTCCGGCGGATCGTCCGCACGGCCGAGGTGCGCCCCGACGACGTGGTCGTGGAGGTGGGACCGGGGCTCGGCTCCCTCACCCTCGCGCTGCTGGAGGCCGCGGACCGGGTGACCGCCGTCGAGATCGACGACATCCTCGCCGCCGCGCTGCCGGCCACCATCGCCGCCCGCATGCCGCAGAGGAAGGACCGCTTCGCGCTCGTCCACTCCGACGCCATGCTGGTCCAGGAGCTGCCGGGCCCGCCGCCCACCGCGCTCGTGGCCAACCTGCCGTACAACGTGGCCGTCCCGGTGCTGCTGCACATGCTGGACCGCTTCCCGACCATCGAGCGGACCCTCGTCATGGTCCAGGCCGAGGTCGCCGACCGGCTCGCCGCCCGGCCGGGCAACAAGGTGTACGGCGTGCCGTCGGTGAAGGCCAACTGGTACGCGGACGTCAAGCGGGCCGGTTCCATCGGCCGCAACGTCTTCTGGCCCGCGCCCAACGTCGACTCGGGCCTGGTGTCGCTGGTGCGGCGCACCGAGCCGGTGCGGACCACCGCCTCCAAGAAGGAGGTCTTCGCCGTCGTCGACGCCGCCTTCGCCCAGCGCCGCAAGACCCTGCGCGCCGCCCTCGCGACCTGGGCGGGCTCGCCCGCCGCGGCCGAGGCGGCCCTGGTGGCGGCCGGCATCTCGCCGCAGGCGCGCGGCGAGGCCCTGACGGTCGAGGAGTTCGCCCGGATCGCGGAGCACAAGGGGGCCGGGGCATGAGCGGCGCCGGTGCCGTCACCGTACGGGTCCCCGCCAAGGTCAACGTGCAGCTCGCGGTCGGCGGCGCCCGGCCCGACGGCTTCCACGACCTGGCCAACGTCTTCCTCGCCGTCTCCCTGTACGACGAGGTGACCGCGACCCCCGCGGACGCCCTGACGGTCACCTGCGAGGGCCCCGACGCCGACAAGGTGCCGCTCGACCGCACCAACCTGGCCGCCCGCGCGGCCGAACTCCTCGCCGCCCGGCACGGCATCGCGCCCGACGTGCACCTGCACATCGCCAAGGACATCCCGGTCGCGGGCGGCATGGCCGGCGGCAGTGCCGACGGCGCGGGCGCCCTGCTGGCCTGCGACGCCCTGTGGGGCCTGGACACCCCGCGGGCCGAACTCCTGGAGATCTGCGCCGAGCTGGGCAGCGACGTGCCGTTCAGCCTGGTCGGCGGCGCCGCCCTCGGCGTCGGCCGGGGCGAGCGGCTGACGGAGCTGCCGGTCGGCGGCACCTTCCACTGGGTCTTCGCCGTCGCCGACGGCGGGCTCTCCACCCCTGCCGTGTACGGCGAGTTCGACCGCCTCAACGAGGGCGTCGAGGTGCCCGAGCCGGTCGCCTCCCCGGCCCTGCTCGACGCCCTGCGCACCGGCGACACCGCCGCCCTCGCGGGCGCCCTCGCCAACGGCCTGCAGGCCGCCGCCCTGTCGCTGCGGCCCTCGCTGGCCGCGACGCTGGCGGCCGGCACGGCGGCCGGGGCGCTGGCCGCGCTGGTCTCCGGCTCGGGCCCGACGACCGCGTTCCTGGTGAAGGACGCCGAGTCCGCCGAGTCGGTCGCGGCCGCCCTGATCGCCTCCGGCACCTGCCGTACGGCACGGGTGGCGACCTCCCCGGCGGCGGGCGCGACCGTCGTCGGCTAGCGGCTAGTCCTTGTTCTTGGAGATCCGGGCGAGCAGCAGGTTCGGGTCCGGGTCCCGCTGGACGTAGAAGGCCGCGCTGTTCACGTAGACGGTCTTGGCGTGCACGGCCACGGAGGTCGGGTTCTGCAGGCCGTCGGCCTTCGTGAGGACCGTCTTGTGGCTGCCGTCCGGGCGGACCAGCGCGAGTTCGTCGATCAGGTTGAGCGCGGCGAGGACGGTGTCGCCGTGCCCGGTGAACGCGAAGTCGTCGATGGTGGTGAGCCCGGTCGCCCGGGTCTCGACGGGGCCCGCCGTCCGGTCGTCACCGGGGCCGAAGGGGATCCGCAGCAGGGTCCCGCGGGCGGTGTTGGACACCCAGACGGCGCCGTCGTGCAGCTTGAGGCCGTTGGCGCCGAAGGGCAGCTCCGGGGTGCCGTCCAGCGCGGTCCCGGTCGCCCACGCGGTGGGCTCGCCGCCGTCCGCCGGCACGCTCCACACGGTGCCGAGGGTGGAGTCGGCGGTGTAGAGGGTGCCGCACTCCTCGTCGAGGGCGAGGCCG
The DNA window shown above is from Streptomyces showdoensis and carries:
- the rsmA gene encoding 16S rRNA (adenine(1518)-N(6)/adenine(1519)-N(6))-dimethyltransferase RsmA, whose protein sequence is MSTTTGPDSPDALLGPADIRELAAALGVRPTKQKGQNFVIDANTVRRIVRTAEVRPDDVVVEVGPGLGSLTLALLEAADRVTAVEIDDILAAALPATIAARMPQRKDRFALVHSDAMLVQELPGPPPTALVANLPYNVAVPVLLHMLDRFPTIERTLVMVQAEVADRLAARPGNKVYGVPSVKANWYADVKRAGSIGRNVFWPAPNVDSGLVSLVRRTEPVRTTASKKEVFAVVDAAFAQRRKTLRAALATWAGSPAAAEAALVAAGISPQARGEALTVEEFARIAEHKGAGA
- a CDS encoding resuscitation-promoting factor; this encodes MSTSSHRSGARRAARRRKASPPAVEGLRRIVPQALVVAFLAGGTSAFVAQDKAVRLSVDGVPRTLHTFADDVDELLADEGLTVGDHDIVAPAPAAALASGDEVVVRYGRPVALTLDGQRRQVWTTARTVDGALRQLGVRAEGAYLSASRSAPISRQGLALDVRTERTVTFLADGRERTVRTNAATVREAVEEAGITLSGQDTTSVPPGSFPRDGQTVTVLRITGSQEIREEPVPFAVERIRDDELFAGTELVERQGVPGVRRVTYSLRTVNGVRQKPRRTGEETVREPVAQRVRIGTRALPTSVAGADGLNWAALAACESGGRPGAVDPSGTYGGLYQFDPGTWRSLGGTGVAQNAPAAEQTFRAKKLYVTRGATPWPHCGRRLYR
- a CDS encoding dolichyl-phosphate-mannose--protein mannosyltransferase, whose protein sequence is MTSTAPEALEGQHPVAPTVAEPPSWQRRLRQFGYRPDTTGALSVGLRERLVPPYTRPSERLWSLFLIGPAAADRIWRAAAWAGPLLVALVAGVLRFWNLGKPHAVIFDETYYAKDSWALINQGYEGAWPKDIDKTILNDPGAVLVPTDPGYVVHPPVGKWVIGVGEKLFGFEPFGWRFMVALLGTLSVLMLCRIGRRLFRSTFLGCLAGLLLTVDGLHFVMSRTALLDQVLMFFVLAAFGCLVVDRDRARARLAAGLPEDDQGILRPDASVAETLRLGWRPWRLAAGVMLGLAAGTKWNGLYIMAAFGLLTVLWDLGARRTAGAVRPYAAVLRRDLLPAFVSVVPVAIGTYLLSWTGWIVTDKGYFRNWAAEQDKLNGGGAWGWLPDWLRSLWHYETEVYKFHVGLNSPHTYESNPWSWIVLGRPVSYFYESPLPGQSGCPASASDKCAQEVLALGTPLLWWAACFAILYVLWRWAFRRDWRAGAIACGIAAGWAPWFLYQERTIFLFYAVVFVPFLCLAVAMMIGAIVGPAGSSERRRTFGAVAAGVLVLLIVWNFIYFWPLYTGQAIPIQGWRNRMWLDTWV
- a CDS encoding 4-(cytidine 5'-diphospho)-2-C-methyl-D-erythritol kinase, with product MSGAGAVTVRVPAKVNVQLAVGGARPDGFHDLANVFLAVSLYDEVTATPADALTVTCEGPDADKVPLDRTNLAARAAELLAARHGIAPDVHLHIAKDIPVAGGMAGGSADGAGALLACDALWGLDTPRAELLEICAELGSDVPFSLVGGAALGVGRGERLTELPVGGTFHWVFAVADGGLSTPAVYGEFDRLNEGVEVPEPVASPALLDALRTGDTAALAGALANGLQAAALSLRPSLAATLAAGTAAGALAALVSGSGPTTAFLVKDAESAESVAAALIASGTCRTARVATSPAAGATVVG
- the rsmI gene encoding 16S rRNA (cytidine(1402)-2'-O)-methyltransferase — its product is MTRVTGTLVLAGTPIGDIADAPPRLATELENADIVAAEDTRRLRGLTRALGIHTTGRVVSYFEGNESARTPELVEALVGGARVLLVTDAGMPSVSDPGYRLVAAAVEQDIKVTAVPGPSAVLTALALSGLPVDRFCFEGFLPRKAGERLGRLREVADERRTLVYFEAPHRLDDTLAAMAEVFGAERRAAVCRELTKTYEEVKRGPLGELAAWAAEGVRGEITVVVEGAPEAPPAELDAEELVRRVRVREEAGERRKEAIAAVAAEAGVPKREVFDAVVAAKNAAAPGPGNGKGLI
- a CDS encoding TatD family hydrolase, translated to MSSKDAPPPLPEPLPVPVADSHTHLDMQSGTVEEALTKAAAVGVTTVVQVGCDLKGSRWAAETAERYDNVHAAVALHPNEAPRIVLGDPDGWSRQGARIPGGDAALDEALAEIDRLAALPYVRAVGETGLDHFRTGPEGMAAQERSFRAHIEIAKRRGKALVIHDREAHADVLRVLDEEGAPERTVFHCYSGDAEMAEICAAKGYYMSFAGNVTFKNAQPLRDALAVAPLELVLVETDAPFLTPAPYRGRPNAPYLIPVTVRAMAAVRGITEEELAGAIAVNTANAFDY